From the Desulfofundulus luciae genome, one window contains:
- a CDS encoding thiolase family protein, whose translation MDMDRDFLKKRRACLVGIGETEQGKVPGKSSLQFHSEAAKLAIEDAGIRKEDINGVITAFSFVDQTFMHCTTFAEYFGIAPQFYYTSMAIGGSTAAWMLAQAAMAIHAGLADVILCVRGDNTLTGLTSEGMIALIKEMSHIELEYPYGLLTPGGYALFAQRHMHEFGTKSEQLAAIAVAMRKHAALMPNAFKKEPITIEDVLNSPMIASPLHLLDCCLVTDGGGAFIVASEEKARNMKHKPVYIKGVAQESTHQYISQAPNLRELLMTYRKAADKAFAMAGIQRKDIDVAMIYDCFTITVLMSLEGLGFCEIGEGGSFVEGGRIELGGELPVNTHGGLLSQAHLGGMFHVNEAVRQLRGEAGPRQVPGASHAVVTGNGGLFSSQSIVILGNEP comes from the coding sequence ATGGACATGGATCGCGATTTCCTGAAAAAAAGAAGAGCATGCCTTGTGGGCATAGGCGAAACGGAACAGGGGAAAGTCCCTGGGAAGAGTTCCCTGCAGTTTCACTCCGAAGCTGCCAAACTGGCCATTGAAGATGCAGGCATTCGTAAAGAAGACATAAACGGGGTGATTACCGCCTTTTCCTTCGTGGACCAGACATTTATGCATTGCACCACCTTTGCCGAATATTTTGGCATTGCACCCCAGTTTTACTACACCTCTATGGCCATTGGCGGTTCCACTGCCGCCTGGATGCTGGCCCAGGCTGCCATGGCCATTCATGCCGGCCTGGCTGACGTGATTCTGTGCGTGCGGGGGGACAACACCCTAACCGGTCTGACCAGCGAGGGTATGATTGCTCTAATCAAGGAGATGTCCCATATCGAGCTGGAGTACCCTTATGGTTTGCTCACACCCGGGGGCTATGCTCTTTTTGCCCAGCGTCACATGCACGAGTTTGGTACCAAGAGCGAGCAGCTGGCGGCCATTGCGGTGGCCATGCGCAAGCATGCGGCCCTTATGCCCAACGCTTTTAAGAAAGAACCCATTACCATTGAAGATGTCCTGAATTCGCCCATGATTGCTTCACCCCTGCACTTGCTGGATTGTTGCCTGGTTACCGACGGCGGCGGGGCTTTTATTGTGGCCAGTGAAGAAAAGGCCCGCAACATGAAACATAAACCCGTATATATCAAGGGCGTGGCTCAGGAATCCACCCACCAGTACATCAGCCAGGCTCCAAATTTGAGGGAACTCCTGATGACTTACCGCAAGGCCGCGGATAAGGCCTTTGCCATGGCCGGCATCCAGCGCAAGGACATTGACGTAGCCATGATTTATGACTGCTTCACCATTACCGTTCTCATGTCGCTGGAGGGACTGGGTTTCTGTGAAATCGGTGAAGGAGGTTCCTTTGTGGAAGGAGGGCGCATTGAACTGGGCGGCGAGTTGCCCGTGAATACCCACGGCGGGTTGCTGTCCCAGGCCCACCTGGGTGGAATGTTCCACGTCAACGAGGCGGTACGCCAGCTCCGCGGTGAGGCGGGACCTCGCCAGGTTCCGGGAGCATCCCATGCCGTGGTTACCGGTAACGGCGGTTTGTTCTCTTCGCAAAGCATTGTTATTCTGGGCAATGAACCATAA
- a CDS encoding TRAP transporter large permease, whose amino-acid sequence MAVVISLLVFFVTIFLGLEVAFVFIVTGFTYIVLTQQWKMLFTITQIFNTSLSTWEMMAIPLFILTGELMARCGLVEELFALTNRVIGRWRGGVAYATQVATYLLSGIAGSSNAEAAAVSRVLYPLLRQEGFSPGTASAIIAAASVKGAIVPPSMLYIMYGAITNTSIEKLFLGGYTVGLLVMLGHITVVFLKVRSDPNIGRISPGGGWTGLLRSFIRALPVLLIPLLILGGLLSGWFTATETGAAAAFLSLVSGLFIYRRMYWRDLLDAFLVAARNTGAVMIIIAASSIVGYFLTYENIPQIIGNFLQEYIKNPLVFLLCINVLLLVMGFFLEPIPLILMMMPVLAPLALMYGLDPVHFGLVVCLNSLLGLLTPMVGGVLFVVSTITRVRFEWLGREIVPFLLVSWVVLFIISILPPSFVLWPLKLVQY is encoded by the coding sequence ATGGCAGTGGTGATTTCTCTGCTTGTCTTTTTTGTTACCATTTTTTTGGGACTTGAAGTAGCTTTTGTATTTATTGTCACCGGCTTTACCTACATAGTTCTTACCCAGCAATGGAAAATGTTGTTTACCATCACCCAGATTTTTAATACCTCGCTGAGTACCTGGGAAATGATGGCCATCCCCCTTTTTATTCTTACGGGGGAACTGATGGCCCGGTGCGGTCTGGTGGAAGAACTTTTTGCCCTGACCAACAGGGTGATCGGGCGCTGGCGGGGGGGTGTGGCTTATGCCACTCAGGTAGCAACCTACCTGCTTTCGGGGATAGCTGGTTCTTCCAACGCTGAAGCGGCTGCGGTGAGCCGCGTTCTCTATCCCCTTTTGCGCCAGGAAGGCTTTTCACCGGGTACGGCCAGTGCCATTATTGCTGCCGCTTCGGTAAAAGGGGCCATTGTTCCGCCCAGCATGCTGTACATTATGTACGGGGCAATTACCAACACTTCCATTGAAAAGCTCTTCCTGGGCGGCTATACCGTTGGTTTGCTGGTAATGCTTGGCCATATCACAGTGGTTTTCTTAAAAGTTCGCAGCGACCCGAATATCGGCCGTATTAGCCCTGGAGGAGGGTGGACCGGGCTTTTGCGGAGTTTTATCCGGGCCCTGCCTGTTTTACTAATCCCCCTTCTTATCTTGGGCGGGCTTTTGAGTGGGTGGTTTACGGCAACGGAAACCGGTGCGGCGGCAGCCTTTCTCAGCCTGGTCAGTGGTCTTTTTATCTACCGGCGCATGTACTGGCGTGATTTGCTGGACGCTTTCCTGGTGGCAGCCCGCAATACAGGAGCGGTAATGATCATTATAGCCGCTTCCAGTATAGTTGGCTATTTTTTAACGTACGAAAACATTCCACAAATAATAGGTAATTTTTTGCAGGAATACATTAAGAACCCTTTGGTTTTCCTGTTATGCATAAACGTACTTTTGCTGGTCATGGGTTTTTTCCTGGAGCCAATTCCCCTTATATTGATGATGATGCCCGTTCTGGCTCCCCTGGCGTTGATGTATGGCCTGGATCCGGTACATTTTGGGCTGGTGGTTTGCCTGAACTCACTTTTGGGTCTCCTTACTCCCATGGTGGGAGGAGTATTGTTTGTGGTATCCACCATCACCAGGGTACGGTTCGAGTGGCTGGGAAGGGAAATAGTGCCATTCTTGCTAGTTTCCTGGGTGGTGTTGTTTATTATCAGCATATTACCGCCTAGCTTTGTCTTATGGCCCCTTAAACTGGTGCAGTACTGA